In Oryza glaberrima chromosome 8, OglaRS2, whole genome shotgun sequence, the following are encoded in one genomic region:
- the LOC127782178 gene encoding probable LRR receptor-like serine/threonine-protein kinase At3g47570: MAIKWQLSMLSLLTHALLLLTASSQIINGDDLSALMSFKSLIRNDPRRVLSSWDAVGNGINMTTPVFCQWTGVFCNDPQYPGRVTTLNLSNTGLVGTMSQQLGNLTHLRVLDLSANSLDGDIPTSLGGCPKLHAMNLSRNHLSGTIPADLGQLSKLAIFDVGHNNLTGDIPKSLSNLTTLTKFIVERNFIHGQDLSWMGNLTTLTHFVLEGNSFTGNIPETFGKMVKLIYFSVQDNLLEGHVPLSIFNISSIRFFDLGFNRLSGSLPLDVGIKLPRINRFNTLFNSFEGILPPTFSNASALELLLLHGNKYHGLIPREIGIHGNLKVLMLGDNALQATKSSDWEFFTSLTNCSNLELLDVGHNNLVGAMPISIANLSKEISGIDLSANQMIGTIPTDLSKLNKLVSLNLNHNLFTGTLPLDIGRLSRINSIYLSYNRIEGQIPQSLGNITQLIFLSVSNNLLDGSIPISLGNLTKLQYMDLSGNALMGQIPQDILVIPSLTRLLNLSNNVLTGSIPSQIGHLNSLIKMDLSMNKLSGEIPKTIGSCVQMSSLNLHGNLLQGQIPESMNSLRSLEILDLSNNNLAGPIPFFLANFTLLTNLNLSFNKLSGPVPSSGIFRNTTVVSLSGNRMLCGGPPYLKFPSCLSKDSDQASVHRLHVLLFCIAGTLIFSVCCMTAYCFIKTRMKPNGIDNENIFLSEMNERISYVELQAATESFSPANLIGSGSFGNVYVGNLIIDQILVPVAIKVLNLSQRGASGSFLTECDALRRTRHRKLVKVITVCSGSDQNGNEFKALVLEFICNGSLDEWLHANTTTISTSYRRLNLRRRLHIALDVAEALEYLHHHIVPPIVHCDIKPSNILLDDDLVAHVTDFGLARIMSIAEPCKESSSFVIKGTIGYVAPEYGSGSQVSMDGDIYSYGVLLLEMFTGRRPTDNFDNGITSLVDYVKAAYPNNILEIMDASATYNGNTQDIIELVVYPIFRLGLACCKESPRERMKMNDVVKELNAIMKTYSAHTYS, from the exons ATGGCAATCAAGTGGCAGCTTTCGATGCTCTCTCTTCTCACACATGCCCTCCTCTTGCTCACAGCCTCCTCACAGATCATCAATGGAGATGACCTCTCGGCACTCATGTCATTCAAATCCCTCATAAGAAACGACCCAAGAAGGGTGCTGTCCTCTTGGGACGCCGTCGGCAATGGTATCAACATGACTACACCTGTCTTCTGCCAATGGACTGGTGTGTTCTGCAATGATCCCCAGTATCCCGGTCGTGTTACCACTCTCAATCTGAGCAACACCGGCCTAGTCGGCACCATGTCCCAGCAGCTTGGCAACCTGACCCACCTCCGCGTCCTTGATCTGTCAGCCAACAGTCTTGATGGTGATATCCCAACCAGCCTTGGCGGCTGCCCAAAGCTTCATGCCATGAACTTGAGCAGGAACCATCTGTCAGGTACCATCCCTGCTGATCTTGGACAGTTATCAAAGCTTGCGATTTTCGACGTTGGCCACAACAATCTTACCGGTGATATTCCCAAGTCACTCTCCAACCTCACAACACTTACGAAGTTTATCGTCGAGAGGAACTTCATCCATGGCCAAGATTTGAGCTGGATGGGTAACTTGACAACATTGACACACTTTGTTCTTGAAGGGAACAGTTTCACTGGTAACATCCCCGAAACTTTTGGTAAGATGGTTAAGCTTATTTACTTCAGTGTCCAAGATAATCTGTTGGAAGGCCATGTTCCTCTATCAATCTTCAATATTTCTTCCATTAGATTCTTTGATCTTGGCTTCAATAGATTGTCAGGATCACTTCCACTCGATGTTGGCATTAAGCTTCCTAGGATAAATCGTTTTAACACACTTTTTAACAGTTTTGAGGGTATCCTACCACCCACCTTTTCAAATGCATCTGCACTTGAGCTATTGCTTCTTCATGGAAACAAATACCATGGTTTGATTCCTAGGGAAATTGGCATACATGGCAACCTAAAGGTATTGATGTTAGGAGACAATGCACTCCAAGCCACAAAGTCTAGTGATTGGGAATTTTTTACATCATTGACCAACTGTAGCAACTTGGAACTGCTAGATGTTGGACACAACAACCTTGTTGGTGCAATGCCGATTAGCATTGCCAACCTGAGCAAAGAGATCTCAGGGATTGACCTAAGTGCCAACCAAATGATTGGGACCATACCTACGGATTTGTCGAAGCTTAATAAACTTGTATCTCTCAACCTGAACCATAACCTCTTCACAGGAACCTTACCTCTTGATATTGGCAGACTTTCAAGAATCAATTCTATCTACTTGTCCTATAATAGAATTGAGGGGCAGATTCCACAATCGTTAGGTAATATCACACAATTGATCTTTCTCTCTGTGTCTAATAATCTTTTGGATGGCAGCATTCCCATTAGCCTTGGCAACCTCACAAAACTTCAATACATGGATCTTTCTGGTAATGCGTTGATGGGCCAGATCCCACAAGATATACTTGTAATACCTTCCCTTACTAGACTTCTCAACCTCTCCAACAATGTACTAACTGGCTCCATTCCATCACAGATTGGGCACTTGAACAGCCTCATCAAAATGGACCTTTCAATGAATAAGCTATCTGGTGAAATTCCAAAAACTATTGGCAGCTGTGTCCAAATGAGTTCCCTAAATTTGCATGGGAATCTTCTCCAGGGACAAATCCCAGAGAGCATGAATAGTTTGAGGAGCCTTGAAATCCTTGATCTCTCTAACAACAACTTGGCAGGCCCTATACCTTTTTTTCTAGCGAACTTCACGCTCCTAACTAATCTAAACCTCTCCTTCAACAAACTATCTGGTCCAGTTCCAAGCTCAGGGATTTTTCGTAATACCACTGTAGTGTCACTCTCAGGTAATAGAATGCTATGTGGTGGCCCTCCATACTTGAAATTCCCTTCATGCTTATCTAAAGATTCTGACCAGGCTTCAGTGCATCGACTACACGTCTTACTTTTTTGCATTGCTGGAACTTTGATTTTCTCTGTGTGTTGCATGACTGCATACTGCTTCATTAAGACAAGGATGAAACCAAATGGAATTGATAATGAGAACATATTTCTCAGTGAGATGAATGAGAGGATATCCTATGTCGAACTGCAAGCAGCAACCGAGTCATTCTCACCAGCAAATTTGATTGGTTCTGGAAGCTTCGGCAATGTATACGTTGGAAATCTAATTATTGATCAGATTCTAGTGCCTGTTGCAATCAAGGTTCTTAATCTTAGCCAACGAGGAGCCAGTGGAAGTTTCTTGACTGAGTGTGATGCTCTTAGAAGAACTCGACACAGGAAACTTGTCAAGGTGATCACCGTCTGTAGTGGATCGGACCAAAATGGCAATGAATTCAAGGCACTTGTCCTAGAATTCATTTGCAATGGAAGTTTAGATGAGTGGCTTCATGCAAACACAACAACAATTAGCACAAGCTACAGAAGGCTAAATTTGAGGAGAAGGCTGCATATTGCTCTTGATGTGGCAGAGGCATTGGAATATCTTCACCATCATATTGTGCCGCCTATAGTTCACTGTGATATTAAACCAAGCAACATTCTTCTAGACGATGACCTGGTGGCGCATGTTACGGACTTTGGTCTAGCGAGGATAATGAGTATTGCTGAACCGTGCAAAGAAAGCAGCTCATTTGTAATTAAAGGAACAATTGGATATGTTGCTCCAG aATATGGCTCCGGATCTCAGGTCTCCATGGATGGTGACATATATAGCTATGGGGTGTTGTTATTGGAAATGTTTACTGGAAGAAGACCAACTGACAATTTTGACAATGGTATAACAAGTCTTGTCGACTATGTCAAGGCAGCCTATCCTAACAATATTCTGGAAATAATGGATGCTAGCGCAACATACAATGGAAACACCCAAGATATCATAGAACTAGTTGTTTATCCTATATTTCGACTTGGTCTAGCATGCTGCAAGGAATCACCTAGGGAAAGGATGAAGATGAATGATGTAGTCAAGGAATTGAATGCTATAATGAAGACATACTCAGCACATACATATTCCTGA